Proteins from a genomic interval of Thermodesulfobacteriota bacterium:
- a CDS encoding ethylbenzene dehydrogenase-related protein yields MVRRWVLAAFCMLAPGLLPGGALGQERALELQMSAELLQRLVSESRTPESEAARSEILNQNPGLQDLEVGRQGDRLTLTFVPREHGAPPRLYLAGTRRDFLLLAMAENPADVFSRLSALDPEIRFAQARRSAQQLTLTLGYRVRKIEAPRPPQPAARDPGRRNGGAGAAVYEAARGNEKALETYLESFPGGSHAAAAEQELQALRTSRMQAEYEAALASGDPEAIQAFMALWGSGTRVGGTGREVRLQVQGPTGPFASAPAPAAASAPPAAQAPAPPEPPAPSLPSAEERAEGPYRAALAQGTLEALSQFVAAFPDAPQRAAAAQRIEELREEAAFRLAVEKNTVNAYQGFLAIFPSSGRRAEVQARIQALEAEHQKAEIERKASAAAQSAQQAQHEQRRRAFDEVRRLDAPEGYRIFVATYPGTPEVQQVEKRLKELEADDEAFARARSSEQALERYLAERPQGRHAREARERVAQLQSARMDADFLAARTAGTPEAYRAFLSRWPNGPRTQEARAGIEAAERAAAERAAAQRAAAASAAAAAPDPVQQPVPEPAPEPTPPPPLRLAVRRVAAGPELAASPQDAAWHSAQAIEIPLQGPAGNPRKVRLRAVHDGTSVYLLAEWADPSRDDAYRPWLWDPAAANYHQTGQLDDAFSVLLYREGSASSACMLEGQEVDADLWLWRAAWGGLSSLADDGRLRVSRNRIPQANPYPVRSGQGQVWIRQDWDEGTPGWSLFIPVGRSADTVPSYRAARPKGSRGDVAALGSWSDGRWTVTFRRALDTGHPDDVPLVPGASLLASFAAYDKADRANHASSPPVHLDVQGP; encoded by the coding sequence ATGGTCCGCCGCTGGGTCCTCGCCGCCTTCTGCATGCTGGCTCCGGGGCTGTTGCCCGGGGGCGCGCTCGGCCAAGAGCGCGCCTTGGAGCTCCAGATGTCCGCGGAGCTGCTGCAGCGGCTCGTCTCCGAGTCCCGCACCCCCGAGAGCGAGGCGGCCCGCAGCGAGATCCTCAATCAGAACCCGGGGCTCCAGGACCTGGAGGTGGGGCGCCAGGGGGACCGGCTGACCCTGACCTTCGTGCCGCGGGAACACGGCGCTCCCCCGCGGCTCTACCTCGCCGGCACCCGGCGCGACTTCCTCCTCCTGGCCATGGCGGAGAACCCCGCCGACGTCTTCTCCCGCCTGAGCGCGCTGGACCCGGAGATCCGGTTCGCGCAGGCCCGGCGGTCCGCCCAGCAGCTGACCCTGACCCTGGGATACCGGGTGCGGAAGATCGAGGCCCCCCGGCCCCCGCAGCCGGCCGCCCGCGATCCGGGCCGCCGCAACGGAGGGGCGGGCGCGGCCGTCTACGAGGCCGCGCGGGGCAACGAGAAGGCCCTGGAGACCTACCTGGAGAGCTTCCCGGGGGGAAGCCACGCGGCCGCAGCGGAGCAGGAGCTGCAAGCCCTGCGGACCTCGCGCATGCAGGCGGAGTACGAGGCGGCGCTGGCATCCGGAGACCCGGAAGCCATCCAGGCCTTCATGGCCCTCTGGGGAAGCGGCACCCGGGTCGGCGGCACCGGCCGGGAGGTCCGCCTCCAGGTACAGGGGCCCACCGGCCCGTTCGCCTCCGCTCCGGCGCCTGCCGCCGCGAGCGCGCCGCCCGCTGCGCAGGCCCCCGCCCCCCCGGAACCCCCTGCGCCCTCCCTCCCCTCGGCCGAGGAGCGCGCCGAAGGGCCCTACCGCGCCGCCCTGGCCCAGGGCACCCTCGAGGCCCTGTCGCAGTTCGTGGCCGCCTTCCCCGACGCGCCCCAGCGGGCGGCCGCCGCGCAGCGCATCGAGGAGCTGCGGGAAGAGGCCGCTTTCCGGCTCGCCGTGGAGAAGAACACGGTGAACGCCTACCAAGGGTTTCTCGCCATCTTCCCCTCTTCCGGGCGGCGTGCAGAGGTGCAGGCGCGCATCCAGGCGCTGGAAGCCGAGCACCAGAAGGCCGAGATCGAGCGCAAGGCGAGCGCCGCGGCGCAGAGCGCCCAACAGGCGCAACACGAGCAGCGCCGCCGTGCCTTCGACGAGGTTCGGCGCCTCGACGCTCCGGAGGGGTACCGCATCTTCGTGGCCACCTACCCGGGGACCCCGGAAGTGCAGCAGGTAGAAAAGCGCCTCAAGGAGCTGGAAGCCGACGACGAGGCCTTTGCCCGGGCGCGCTCCTCCGAGCAGGCCCTGGAGCGCTACCTCGCCGAGCGCCCTCAGGGCCGCCACGCCCGGGAGGCGCGAGAGCGCGTCGCCCAACTCCAAAGCGCCCGCATGGACGCGGATTTCCTGGCAGCCCGGACAGCCGGGACCCCAGAGGCTTACCGGGCCTTCCTTTCCCGCTGGCCCAACGGCCCTCGAACCCAGGAGGCCAGGGCCGGGATCGAGGCAGCCGAGAGAGCCGCCGCCGAGAGGGCCGCCGCCCAGAGGGCGGCCGCCGCCAGCGCCGCGGCCGCGGCCCCCGACCCTGTCCAGCAACCCGTGCCCGAGCCAGCCCCGGAGCCCACCCCACCCCCGCCCCTGCGCCTTGCCGTGCGCCGGGTGGCGGCGGGACCGGAGCTGGCGGCGTCGCCCCAGGACGCCGCCTGGCACTCGGCCCAGGCGATCGAGATCCCGCTGCAGGGGCCCGCCGGCAACCCCCGGAAGGTTCGCCTGAGAGCGGTTCACGACGGAACGTCGGTCTACCTGCTGGCCGAGTGGGCCGACCCGAGCCGCGACGACGCCTACCGGCCCTGGCTCTGGGACCCGGCGGCCGCCAACTACCACCAGACCGGGCAGCTCGACGATGCCTTCTCGGTGCTCCTGTACCGGGAGGGGTCTGCGTCGAGCGCCTGCATGCTGGAGGGTCAGGAGGTGGACGCCGATCTGTGGCTCTGGCGCGCCGCATGGGGCGGCCTCTCGTCCCTGGCGGACGACGGCCGTCTGCGGGTGAGCCGCAACCGCATCCCCCAGGCCAACCCGTACCCGGTCCGCTCCGGACAGGGACAGGTCTGGATTCGCCAGGATTGGGACGAAGGCACGCCCGGGTGGTCCCTCTTCATCCCGGTGGGACGTAGCGCCGACACGGTCCCGAGCTACCGGGCCGCTCGCCCCAAGGGAAGCCGGGGAGACGTGGCGGCCTTGGGGTCGTGGAGCGACGGGCGGTGGACCGTGACCTTCCGCCGGGCCCTCGACACGGGGCACCCCGACGACGTCCCCCTGGTCCCCGGCGCCAGCCTGCTGGCGAGCTTTGCCGCCTACGACAAGGCCGACCGCGCCAACCACGCCTCCAGCCCCCCCGTCCACCTGGACGTACAGGGCCCCTGA
- a CDS encoding DUF6485 family protein — MDCTQKANAANCPCTYTSCSKRGACCQCVAYHRSRNEMVACYFTPEAERTYDRSMRAFLAQHR; from the coding sequence ATGGACTGCACCCAGAAAGCCAATGCCGCCAACTGCCCGTGCACCTACACGTCGTGCAGCAAGCGGGGCGCCTGCTGCCAGTGCGTGGCCTACCACCGGTCCCGCAACGAGATGGTGGCGTGCTACTTCACCCCGGAAGCCGAACGCACCTATGACCGCTCCATGAGGGCCTTTCTCGCCCAGCACCGGTAG